A genomic segment from Cyprinus carpio isolate SPL01 chromosome A4, ASM1834038v1, whole genome shotgun sequence encodes:
- the LOC109062990 gene encoding gastrula zinc finger protein XlCGF7.1-like, whose translation MAFIKEEHEDMKIEETFRVKHEDTEKQTDLKVKSEELNEIQDKDQYKKHLDFIPGQKSFSCSQTAKTPSQKRAQKSRSRSHFICQQCGKSFNHQGKLRGHMRTHTGEKPYSCKQCGKSFSEHGNLKVHMRIHTGERLFTCPQCGKSFTHKSTLNAHMTIHTGEKPFTCKLCGNSFIEKGSLRRHMRIHTGEKPYTCPQCGKSFTQGGSFNRHKRIHSGEKPFTCQQSGKRFIQKRYLKSHMTIHTELWEQSKSQGRRSRRINGGVMTVQDERGQARGLIYKRSVRTK comes from the exons ATGGCCTTTATTAAAGAGGAgcatgaagacatgaagattgaagaaacattcagagtcaaacatgaagatactgagaaacaaacag ACCTGAAAGTGAAGAgtgaagaactgaatgaaatacAAGATAAAGATCAGTATAAAAAACATCTTGATTTCATACCTGGacaaaaatcatttagttgcTCACAGACAGCAAAGACTCCCTCACAAAAAAGAGCTCAGAAGTCTAGATCTAGAAGTCATTTCATctgtcaacagtgtggaaagagtttcaaccATCAAGGAAAACTGAGAGGCCACATGAggactcacactggagagaagccttacagctgcaaacagtgtggaaagagtttcagtgaacatggaaaccttaaagtccacatgaggattcacacaggagagaggcTTTTCACCTGtcctcaatgtggaaagagttttacacataaaagCACTTTGAATGCCCACATGacaattcacacaggagagaagccgttcacatgcaaactgtgtggaaatagtttcaTTGAAAAAGGAAGCCTTAGAaggcacatgaggattcacaccggcgagaagccttacacatgccctcagtgtggaaagagtttcactcaagGAGGAAGCTTTAACAGGCACAAGAGAATTCACagtggagagaaaccgttcacctGCCAACAGAGTGGAAAGCGTTTCATTCAAAAAAGATACCTTAAAAGCCACATGACAATTCACACAGAGCTGTGGGAACAGAGCAAGTCTCAAGGAAGGAGATCCAGAAGGATAAATGGAGGAGTGATGACAgtgcaagacgagagaggacaggccaggggtctcatttataaacgttccGTACGCACAAAATAG